Below is a window of Thermotoga sp. DNA.
CAGATCCTTCTACAAGTGCTTATGGCTATGCAGCTCACCTGAATCTTACTGGAAAAGACATTCTTGAAAATCTCGTGGTCGATCTTGCGTACGCTTACGAAGCAACATCTGCCTACTTGGTCGAAGCCAACTACAGCAAGTCTTTTGAAGTGGAACCTGTTACTTTGACCGTGTCTCCACACTTTGTCTACTCTGAAGGCACTCCTACATACTACGATGATGATTCCATCGATGGTGATGGATGGGTAGCTCCTTGGAATCAGAAATTTGTTGAAGCTACTCTCAAGGCAGAGGCTGGCGTTACCGATGAGGTCACGTTCAGCGCAGAACTCACCCCGAAATATGATCTTGCTGCTAACGCGTTCAGTCTGCCCGTTACCCTCACACTCGCTTACGCTTCCGACATCGCAAGTGCGAATGTAAGTGCTTCTTGGAATGACGCTGTTTCTTCAGCTACAGATGTCACAATTGACGCAGATCTGACAGTCACCGCCGTTGAAAACCTCACGGTCAAAGCAGCCGCAAGATATCTGGTTGCCACCAACGAGCTTGGTTACAACGTCGATACCAGCTATGTCTACGGACCTCTCACAACGGGATTCTTCTTCGGAACACTGTTTGATAGCAACGGAGAAATGTCCGGTGACGCTACAATCCACGACTACTTCACCTGGTACCTCTACCTGAAAGCAGAAGTTGCATTCTGATTCACGCAAGGTTTCAATAAACCCCCGGCGCTTGCCGGGGGTTTTGTTTTGTTGTATAATTTAAAACTGGAGGCGTGTCCGAACTGGCTAAGGAGCCGGTCTTGAAAACCGGTGGGCCGGAAGGCCCGTGTGGGTTCGAATCCCACCGCCTCCGCCAGCCCCACACGGGGCTTTTCTTTTTAAGGAGGTGAAACTGTGAAAGCACTCCTTGTGATAGATCTTCAAAGGGACTTTGTTGACAAAGATGGTACTCTTTACTTTGAAGGTGCAGAAAGGGTGATCGATCCCATCCTTAGATGGGTGGAAGTCTTCAAGAAAGAAGGCCTTCCCATCATCACCACCCAAGACTGGCACGATCCGGACGACAAAGAATTCGACATCTGGCCAAAACACTGCGTTGCAAACTCAAACAGTGCAAGACTCACAGAAAGACTGGAAAGATCACTGGAAGGTTATGCGAATCACTTTTCTATAAAAAAGAACCGTTACAGTGCGTTCTACAACACGAATCTGGAGAAAATAATAAAAGAGAGGAGCATAAACGAGGTATACGTGTGCGGTGTGGTGACTCACATCTGCGTTCTCTTCACAGTGGAAGAGTTGAGAAACCGGGATATCCCTGTTAAAATAATCACTGAAGGTGTTGCCTCCTACGATGAAGAGCTGCATCGCTTTGCTTTGAGAGAAATGAAGGAAATTTTGGGAGCCGAATTCATCTGAGGTGATCAGGTTGAAAAGACTCAGTCCAGAGGTCTTCAAGGTACCCATCGATCGTATTAGAAACGGTTACTACTCGGACATATACTTCATGAACTACGTGAAAGTTCTGAAAAGAGACAACCACCATCCACGCGTTTATTATCAATTTTTCCCAAGAAAAGACGCTGTTGTCTGTGGAATAGACGAAGCGCTTGCCATTTTGAAATTCTGCACAGGATATTACAAAGATGAAGAAAAGGCGAGAGAGCTCTTTGAGGAGATACTGAAGCTGGACAGGGAGATGCAGGCAGCCTCGCTCGAGATGGACGTTCAAAGGATCGTTGAACTCACCCGGAAGAAATGGGACCTCAGGCTCAAACTGAACGAACTGTGGGTGGACAAATGGGACGAAGTAGAGGTGCACGCCCTGTACGACGGTGAAGAAGCAAAAGAGGGAGAGCCGATCATGACGATAGAGGGCGATCCTACGTACTTTGGATACCTCGAAACGGTCCTGCTCGGTGTGATCGCAAGGGCAACGAGTACAGCAACAGCCGTTAAAAAAGTTGTCAGGGCAGCCAGGGGGAAACCTGTTCTCTTCTTCAGCGCCCGTTTCGACCACTACTGGGTTCAAGCGACGGATGGCTACGCAGCGCTCAAAGCGGGTGCCTTCGGTGTTTCGACGGATGCGAACGCGGACTACTGGGGCGTCAAATCAATGGGAACGATGCCTCACGCACTGATTGCATGCTACGACGGAAAAACAGAAGACGCCGCCATCACCTTCGACAGACACTTGGAGGAAGATGTGAATAGAATCATACTTGTAGACTGGGACAACGATGTGATAGGTACCACCTTCCGTGTGATAAAGTCCTTCTACGAGTATGTCGTGAAGAAACCGTTCAAGCTGGGAGTGACAGACCCATCACCGATCATAGGCTCCGGAAAGAACAAGATCTGGGGAGTGAGATTCGACACGGCGGGTAACCTGAGGGATAAATCCGTTGTGCCAAAAGATGAGTCTTCATTCGGGGTCTGCCCAGAGCTTGTCTGGAGAGCAAGACAGGAATTCGACAGGGTGGGTCTTCAGGATCTGAAGATCGTCGTCTCTGGTGGATTCGATGAAAAGAAAATAGATCTCTTCGAAAAGCTCGGAGTTCCCGCGGACGCCTACGGTGTTGGTTCTCGACTCTTGAGGGAGAAAGTGGATATCACAGCAGACATCGTTGAGGTAAATGGAAGACCGTGTGCGAAGGTGGGCAGGTACAAGATAGAAAATCCAAGGCTCAAAAAAGTGGGGAAGAGGTACTGGGAAGAAGTTTGAGGAGGTGAGCGAGATGGAAATCAAAAAGGGAACCTGGATAATAAAGAAGGGTTTTGCGGAGATGTTCAAGGGTGGCGTGATAATGGACGTCACTTCCGCCGAGCAGGCGAAGATAGCAGAAGAGGCGGGAGCAGTCGCCGTTATGGCCCTTGAAAGAGTTCCGGCAGACATCAGAAAAGAGGGCGGTGTGGCACGGATGGCAAACATCTCGAAGATCAGGGAGATCATGGAAGCGGTATCCATTCCGGTGATGGCGAAGGTGAGGATTGGACACATCGCTGAAGCGAAGATTTTGGAAGAACTCGGAGTAGACTTCATAGACGAGTCCGAGGTGCTCACACCTGCGGACGACAGGTTCCATATAAACAAGCACGAGTTCAAAGTACCTTTTGTCTGTGGTGCAAGGGATCTGGGAGAAGCGCTGAGAAGAATAGCAGAAGGCGCCGCAATGATCAGAACCAAGGGTGAGGCGGGAACAGGAAACGTGGTGGAAGCGGTGAAACACATGAGGAGAATGATGGAACAGATAAGACAGGTGACCAAGATGGAAGAAGAAGAGCTCGTCGCGTACGGAAAGGAGATAGGAGCACCGGTGGAACTTTTGAGGGAAGTGAAGAGACTCGGAAGGCTTCCCGTTGTGAACTTCGCGGCGGGAGGTGTGGCAACGCCAGCTGACGCGGCTCTCATGATGATGCTGGGAGCAGACGGAGTCTTTGTAGGCTCTGGTGTTTTCAAGTCCAAAGACCCAAGGAAGATGGCAAAAGCAATGGTGCTTGCTGTGACCTACTGGGACAATCCAAGGATACTTTTGAAGATCTCCGAAGATATAGGAGAACCCATGAGAGGATTGGACGTTGAAGAACTCGAAGTGAGGATGCAGGAGAGAGGGTGGTGAAGGATGAAAATCGGTGTTCTGGGTGTTCAAGGAGACGTCAGAGAGCACGTGGAGGCACTCCACAGATTGGGTGTCGAAACTCTGATCGTGAAGCTTCCAAAGCATCTCGATATGGTCGATGGATTGATCCTCCCCGGGGGAGAGTCCACCACCATGATCCGCATCATCAAGGAGATGAGCATGGGCGAAAGGCTGGTGGAGAAAATCAGCGACGGCCTGCCCGTCTTCGCAACATGTGCCGGTGTTATCCTCCTTGCGAAGCGCATCAGCAACTACGAGCAAGAAAAACTGGGTGTCATGGATATAGTCGTGGAGAGAAACGCTTACGGAAGACAGGTGGAAAGTTTCGAGACCTTCCTCGAAATACCTGCAATAGGAAAGGATCCGTTCAGAGCGATCTTCATCAGGGCACCGAGAATTGTTGAAGTGGGTAAGAGGGTGGAAATTCTCGCCTACCACGATGGTGATCCTGTCCTCGTAAAAGAAGACAAGATTCTTGCCAGCACTTTTCACCCAGAGCTCACGGACGATCTGAGGCTCCATAGATACTTCCTGGAGATGGTGAAATGACATGAAAGTGAAGATCGACTTGAAAGACGATGTACTCCGAGGAAGGTTGAAAAGAATTGTTCAAGAAGTGGGATTTCTGATAAACGAATCGGCCGATTTGGTCGTCACTGACAGGCCGAGAAACGACGGAAAACAGACGATTCTGATCAGCAAGTCTCTCCCCGAAGAAATTCCAGAGGGCGTTCTGGATGTGATCGATCCACGCCTTCCAGATTTTCTTTTGAGAAACAGGTTTAGGATGATAAAAACGTACCTGAAGTTTCCACGGGGCATCCTCAGTTACCTCGAAGAAGAGTTCGCGAAGGCCAAAAGATACGATTTTCCCCTCTCCGTCATATACCTGTTCTTTGAAAGTGAGAAGACAGCAGAACGTGTCTATGAAAGTATCCAGGAGATCCTCAGATCGTCTGACAAGATTGATTTTGTGAGGAAAAACGAACTGATGATCATTCTTCCAGCAACTGCAAAAGAAGGAGCGCAAAGGCTCCTTAAGAGGTTGAGGCGGAAGTTTCTCAGACTTGATTGGACAAAGCAGACCTTCTTCGAGTACGGAATAGCGCAGGTTGAAGACTGGATGGAATCCGTTGAGGACTTGTTCGCATCTTTAGAATCTTCCATGAGGAGGTTGTGAGGGATCTGAGTAAAAAAGAGTGGATAAACATCATCCTTGCGCTGGTATTCGGTTTTGTGGCAGTTTTTTTCATATTCAAAGGTATCAACCCCAGAGAATTCTTCAAATACTTCCGTCCAAGGTCCTTGTTCCACATTCTTCTGCTATGTGGAATATTTCTTTTTTCGATCCTGATCGACTCTGCGAGGATGAAGTGGCTGTTCTTTTTCGTATGGAGAAAGCATCTCTCACTCTACGATGCCTTTTTCAACAACTATATGAGCTTTCTTTTCAGCATGCTCACCCCTTTTTATTTCGGTGGCCAGGTCTTTCAAACGTACCACCTTTCAAGACTCGGCTTTGAATCTGAAAACAATGTCAACGTGATTCTCTCAAGGTTTGTGGAGTACCTCATTTCCGTGGCGATTCTTTCTGTACTCGGACTTTTGAGATACAAGGATCTGTTTCTGTCAGGAGCACTGATAGCACCGAAGTTGATCTTCCTTGCTTACCTTGTGAGTGTGTCTTTCATCGGTGTTGTGATACTCGCACTCGTTCACCCTCCTCTCATCGCTCACCTGTTCAGGATGCTAAAAAAAGCAAGATGGGTAGATTCCATGATAAAAAAACTCACGAAGAAAGAAGACTGGGACAGTCGTTTTTTAAAGTGGACCCACGATCTAAAAGAAAGTGTCAAAATCTTGTGGAGAAGCGGGTTCATGTTCCTCGACTTTCCTCTCACGCTGTTTTCGCTTCTCATTCAAGGCTTTGTTTTCTATCTGGCCGTTCAATTCAGTTCTGGAAACATCGGTTTTTTCAACGGAACGGGGCTTCTTTTCTTTCTCAGTCTGGTCGTGTTTTACGTACCGACACCTGGAGCAAGTGGCGGTGTGGAAGCCGTCTACCAGATTGTCTTCAGCAAGATACTCGGATCAGGTGGTAAAACCCTCGCATCGGTGTTGACCTGGAGATTGTCTACCTACTACCTTCCCATCTTCGTGGGCCTCGTCTTTCTGGTATTCTACAGATACCCAAAGGAAGTGGAAAAGTGAAGGTCGTTCTCAGATTCAAAAAGAGGGGGATGAGGAGGTTTCTGTCCACTCTCGAATCCATAAAGCTCGTGGAGCGTTCCCTCAGACGTGCCGATTTTCCTCTGGTGTTCACTGAAGGGTTCCACCCAAAACCAAAGATGAGCTTTCTCGACGCCATGCCAGTCGGTGTAGTGAATTTGGCCTTCTACGTGGAAATCCATCTGAAGGATCTTTCAAGAAAACACCTGGAAAATCTTGAAAGGACTCTTCCAAAAGATTTTCCTCTTGCGGGTGCGTGGATCTGTGAAGAGAACATAAACAAAGTCGTCACGTCCTATCGTTTCAAGCTCATCACACCGTACTGTATGGATCTCCTGAGCAGGAAAGTTGAAAAGAAAGGAAAGAAGATCTCCTTTGGAGAAAGCGTGGTCGATTTTGAGGTTTTCAGGGCAAAAGAGTACAGCATTTTCAGGTATACTCAAAGGAGGGAAAGGCTTATGAATCCACTGCTTCTCGTTGAAAAGGATTCGTTCTTCGTTGCAATATGTGAGGAAGCACTCACCGAAAGCGGAGAGGATCTTTCCTCTTTTCTCGAGAGGAGGGGGACACGTGTCAAAAAAAGTGCTTCTGGTTGACGATTCAGCCGTCTTAAGAAAGATCGTATCCTTCAACTTGAAGAAGGCAGGTTATGAAGTGATAGAGGCAGAAAACGGTCAGATCGCGCTGGAAAAACTTTCAAAATCCATTCCAGATCTGATAGTACTCGATATAATGATGCCCATCATGGACGGTTTCACCGTGCTGAAGAAACTCCAGGAAAAAGAGGAGTGGCAGAAAATCCCGGTCATCGTCCTCACGGCAAAGGGTGGAGAGGACGACGAGACGATCGCTCTCTCTCTCGGAGCAAAGAAGGTTATGAGAAAGCCGTTCAGCCCCTCCCAGTTTATCGAGGAGGTGAAGCGTCTCTTAAATGAGTGAAAGGGAAATCTGCAAAAAGATTTCAGAAATACTTGGTATCGATTACGATTGCTCAAGGGGGATTGATGAACTCCTGAAGATCCTGGAGTATGAAATAAATGAGTACAAGAAGAGTCTGGAAGAGCAGACCATTTTCATGGAAGCTCAGCTGGAAGAGCTCTCGCGCTCTTACGAAGAAATATCGACACTTCTTGAGATATCTGAGATATTCGGAGGTCTCGAGTTTCCAATGAACCTTCGTGAAAAACTAGAAAGAGTGATACCACTTCTCAAGAACGTGGTGAAGTTTAAAGATTACATCGTTCGCGTCGAAGATCTGACCATAGGGAACCTGAGTCAGAAAGAGGTGGAGCAGGAGATAGAAGACAGAGAAAAAACCGTCCTGATAGAACCTGGTGAATCGCAGAGGTTTTCAAATCTTCTGTTTGTCCCCATAGCTGGTAACAGACACTACGGTTACATGTGTTTTTCCGGCAAAGAAGAAGGAATCGTGTTCACGGCAAGTGACAGGAAGATAACGGAGGTAACGGCGAGGTACATAGCAAACGCATTGGACAGAATGGATTTTCTGCAGAAAGAGATCGAACGCCAGAGGCTGGAAGAGCAGATGGAAATTGCAAGGCGAATACAATCTACGTTGCTTCCTCGAGAAGTACCCGAAACGAAATTCGTCGATGCGGCAGCTTGTTCCTGCCCAGCAGTTCAAGTGGGTGGTGACTACTATGATATCTTTCTTGGCAATGAGAAGCTCCTTGCCGTTATGGGAGACGTGGCCGGAAAAAGCGTTCCAGCTGCCCTTCTCATGAGTGCTGTGAGGAGTTACTTGAGAGTCCTGAGCACGTCGCACTCTGATCTGGAGAAGCTGGTGAATCACCTGAACAGTATACTCTGTGAAGATCTGTCGAACGATCGTTTCGTGACAATGGTTTTTCTGGAGATTTTCCAAAACGGAACGCTGAATCTGATCAACGCGGGCCATAATCCCGTTTATTTCCTCCACAGAGATGAGATGGTAAAGCTGGAAGCTTCAGCGATACCGATCGGTATAACGGAGTGGAGCTACAGGAAACACACCATCCGTCTAAAACCAGACACCCTCATAGTCGCCTACACGGATGGGGTAATCGAAGCAAGAAACATGCTCGGGGAAGAATACGGCTACGAGAGACTGGAAAAAACCCTCAGGGAGTACAGTGGAGGCAATGCGGAGGAACTCCTTTCCATCCTCATAAAGAGTGTGGGAGAATTTTCGAAAAATGTCCCTCAGCACGACGACATGACGATCATGGTGTTAAAATATAAAGGACAGCAGGAGGTGGAATGATGTCGGGTCACAACAAGTGGGCCAACATAAAACACAGGAAAATGGCCCAGGATGCGAAAAAATCGAAGATCTTCACGAAGCTGATCAGAGAAATCATCGTTGCAGCAAGAGAAGGAGGAGGAAACATCGAAACGAATCCCAGACTCAGGGCAGCTGTCGAAAAGGCAAAGGCTGAGAACATGCCAAAGGAAAACATCGAAAGAGCCATAAAACGCGGAACGGGTGAGCTGGAAGGTGTGGACTACCAGGAAGTGGTCTACGAAGGTTACGCCCCGGGAGGTGTGGCCGTCTACATCAGGGCACTTACAGACAACAAGAACCGAACAGCGCAGGAACTGAGACATCTGTTCAGCAGACATGGAGGAAGTCTCGCGGAGAGCGGATCCGTCAGCTGGATCTTCGAAAGAAAAGGTGTTATAGAGATCGCGAAAGACAAAGTGAAAGACCTGGAGGAACTCATGATGATAGCCATCGATGCCGGCGCAGAGGACATAAAAGACGCCGAAGATCCCATCCAGATAATCACAGCTCCAGAGGACCTTTCTGAGGTGAAAAGACAGCTGGAGGAGGCCGGTTACGAAGTCGAAGCCAAGGTCACCTTCATACCAAAGAACACAGTGAGGATTACCGGAAGAGACGCCGAGAAGGTACTGGAACTCCTCAACGCACTGGAAGACATGGACGATGTCCAGGAAGTTTACTCCAACTTCGAAATGGACGACAGCGAAATGGAGGAGATACTTTCCAGACTGGAAGGCTGATACCTCTTTTTCTTCTCTTACCTGCTCTTCTCTTTCCTGGATTCTTTGAGGCCGGGGTGGGTTTCAACAGAACGCCCACTACAGGATTTGTTCTATCCCCTGAATTAAAGATGGATTTCATCGAAGGAAAGTTCCGCTTCGATTTTTTCGTCAGCTTCAAGGAAGGGGACCTATCCCTTCTTCTTCCTATTTTTGATAACCCTGTGTACTTCAGGTTCAACGTGGACGATTTTTCACTCGAATACTACGCTCCAAAACTTTTGAAGGCGAGTTTCGTTCGCTTTGAAAAGACGTGGAACACTCAGTTTGGTTTCATGGGAGGACTGTGGAACGGAGATGAGATCTTCGCTTACACAGAGAAACCCCTGGATTTCGTCGTGTCGAGCGAAGGTGATTACTACCTCGGGGCGAAGATGAAGCTCTTCGATCTGAATATAGAGCCTTTCATTGAAAACGGAAAACCGGGTGTCTGGCTTGGTTTCGGTGATTTAAGTGTAGGCGTGTCGGACTGGATCGGTTTGATCTTCAGTCGAGGAAGAACGATCTTTCGCACTCTTTACGATGGAGGTTTGGAACTGGGATTTGCTTTCATCGGAGAAAACGGGTGGATCTTCGTCGATGGAAACCATGTAGAAGGCTGCTGGAAGGTGGGAAGGATACATGTCGGAGGAAAGGTCGGAAAGGAAGACTGTTCCATTCAGGTTACCATCGAATTTTGAGTGGAAGGAATTCCCACAGGAGGAATTCGAGTGGTTTGTAAAAGAGGTGGAGGAGAGGTTCGGCATAAACCTCTCCTCTTACAAACCACAGCGGGTGAAACGCAGAACGGAACTTCTCTTGAGAAAGTACAACGTGGATTACAGAAAATATCTGGAAATGCTTGTTCAAAGCAAAAAGCACCTGGACGAGTTTCTGGACAAGATGACGATAAACGTAACGGAGTTCTTCAGAAATTCAGAGAAGTGGTGGGAGCTCAGGGACGATGTGATCCCTTTGATTTCTCAAAACACCCTGAGAATGAGATTCTGGAGTGCGGGATGCTCCTCTGGAGAAGAGCCTTATTCTCTTGCCATTCTCGCTCACGAGCTGAAGCTTTCGTACAAAACGAAGATTCTGGCAACAGACATAGACGTTGGTGTTCTGAGGAAAGCCCAGGAGGGTGTCTACGAGGAGCGAGCCCTTGTGAGTACTCCGAAAGAGTACGTGGAGAAGTACTTCGAAAGACTCCCAGATGGAAGGTACAGAATAAAAGATTTTGTGAAGAAGGTGGTGGAGTTCAGGAGACATGATCTTCTGAAAGATCCCTTCGAAAAGAACCTCGATCTCATAGTGTGTCGAAACGTGGTCATATACTTCGAACCGGAAGCGAAGAACAAACTCTACAAGAAGTTCGCTGAATCACTCAAAGTGGGCGGGTTTCTGTTCGTTGGAAACACGGAAAGGATATTCAACTACAGAGAGCTAGGATTTGAGGTCTACAGACCCTTCATCTACAGAAAGGTGACGTAGATGACCTTTACGATCGTTCTGGTGCTGGTTTTGGATCAGCTCACAAAGAAAATAGCGAGCACTTTTCACGGAACATTCTACCTCGTTCCCGGATTTCTGAGATTCGTCAAGGCTACAAACAGAGGAATCGCTCTGGGGCTGTTCAACAACCTCTCGGAGCAGGTTCTGTGGATCGTCCTCTTCGTTGTGGTGGTCCTTTCCCTTTTTCCGTACATATTCAGATTTAACAGGCTCGAGAGGATCGCTATGGGATTCATCCTGGGAGGCGCCCTCGGAAATCTCCTCGATCGAATCAGATTTGGATACGTTCTTGACTTTCTAAACCTGGTCTTTCTTCCAACGATCTTCAACCTTGCAGACGTGTTCATAGTAGTAGGCGGTGGTCTGATGATCCTCGGTGCCTTCAGAGGTGTGGGCGATGAAGAGCTGGAGAGTGGAAAAAAGAGAGGAAGGCTGGAGACTCGACCAGTTTCTGAAAGAGAAAACTCCGTCGTGGATATCAAGGTCGATGATTCAGAAAGCAATAAAGGAAGGAAAGGTAAAGGTCAACGGTCAGATTAAAAAACCAAGTTACCGGTTGAAGGAAGGAGAACTGGTGGAGGTTGATCTTCCTGTGAAACCGAAAGAGGCCACTGTTCAACCCGAAAAGATAGATTTGAAGGTTCTGTACGAGGACAAGGACATTATCGTCATAGACAAACCCGGAGACATGATCGTACATCCGGTTCCTTCCAAACTCAGCGGAACGCTCGTCAACGCCCTTCTTTATCACTGTTCTGACCTTCAGGGTGTAGGTGGGAAACTCAGACCTGGTATCGTCCACAGACTCGACAAGGAAACATCAGGTGTCATCGTTGTTGCCAAAAATGATCTTGCTCATCAGAGCCTATCCAGACAGTTCAAGGATCGGAAGGTGAAGAAGGCCTACATCCTTCTTGTGCGAGGACGAGTGAAGGAAAACGAAGGAACGGTGGAACTTCCACTTGCAAGGCATCCTGTTTTGAGAGTGAAGATGACTGTGAGCGAAAGCGGAAAGGAGGCCGTCACACATTACAGGGTACTCAAGAGGTTCGACGATGTAGCTTCCCTTGTTCTTGCCTTTCCGAGGACAGGGAGAACCCACCAGATCAGAGTCCACATGAAAAGCCTCGGACACCCTATAATGGGTGACAAGATCTATGGAAAGTACAAGGAAGATGAGATGTTCGGGATAAAAAGACAGATGCTTCACGCCTTGAAACTGGGATTTTTTCATCCACGAACCGGCGAGTGGATGGAATTCGTATCGCCGATTCCGGAAGATTTCAGAAAGGCCATCAAAAAGATAGCTATGTACGTGGAGGAAGGAACATGATACCCTGGATTGTCTCACCCTACTCCTTCGACGGTTCTGTGATCAGATTCGAAAAACTGGTTTCCGAGTTGAAAAAAAGAGGTTTGAAATCTGCTCTCCTTGCCGACAGAAACTTTCACGCCGCCGTGAAGTTCAATACTACCATGAGAGAGCACGGGCTGATACCCGTCCACGGTTTGTGGAAGGAGGGTAGAGTCTTCATTGCACGAAACAGAAAGGAGTACGATCTTCTGGTCAGATTCTACAACGGAGAAAAGATCGATGTCGGTGAACTTCCAAGTTTCAAGGCGGAGGACCTCGTCCCCGTCAGATACCTCGAAGACAAGGAAAGGGATGCAAGTCTCTTCA
It encodes the following:
- the lspA gene encoding signal peptidase II — encoded protein: MTFTIVLVLVLDQLTKKIASTFHGTFYLVPGFLRFVKATNRGIALGLFNNLSEQVLWIVLFVVVVLSLFPYIFRFNRLERIAMGFILGGALGNLLDRIRFGYVLDFLNLVFLPTIFNLADVFIVVGGGLMILGAFRGVGDEELESGKKRGRLETRPVSERENSVVDIKVDDSESNKGRKGKGQRSD
- a CDS encoding RluA family pseudouridine synthase, with the protein product MKEKTPSWISRSMIQKAIKEGKVKVNGQIKKPSYRLKEGELVEVDLPVKPKEATVQPEKIDLKVLYEDKDIIVIDKPGDMIVHPVPSKLSGTLVNALLYHCSDLQGVGGKLRPGIVHRLDKETSGVIVVAKNDLAHQSLSRQFKDRKVKKAYILLVRGRVKENEGTVELPLARHPVLRVKMTVSESGKEAVTHYRVLKRFDDVASLVLAFPRTGRTHQIRVHMKSLGHPIMGDKIYGKYKEDEMFGIKRQMLHALKLGFFHPRTGEWMEFVSPIPEDFRKAIKKIAMYVEEGT